TTGCCGACCACATTCAGATGACAAGGAATAAAATCAGGATCCATGACGACGCTGCCATCAGGCCTTTTTTCTAAGATTCGTCCTACTGCCATTGATGCGTAAGCACTGCGATCCTCTTTTTCCAACATCAGTTGAATGCGCACCGGAGAGACATCAATGGTGGTCATGTCACCTTGAACAGTATGAACATCGCGAACCTCTAAACGGCGGCTTTGGTAGCGCCCTGTCCCTTGTGTTTCCGGCCAGTTAATCTCCATCAATGATTCGCTGCGAAGAGGAATCGCTAAATAGACTAACTGGTTTGCCAACGATGCATCATCAATTTCCAATGCATCCGGCAGCGTGTCTTCTTGCGGTATGCGAAACGCCGTGCCATCGGGCATAATGCCCACCGCACGCTCTATCGCGATACGTCCAAAAGAGAGGTACTCCGGATTAAGTGAGAAATCCACCACGCCGTAGAGATAGCGGCTCACCGAGCTCAAACGCTCATCGATGTAATATTCGGTGTAACGTTGCTGTTGTTGAAAGTGTTGAGGCTTGATAAATAAGCCTTCGTTCCAAATAACACGATTTCGTGAAAACATCTTGTCTATTCCACCTTTTCCAACTTGACGTCGTAATCATTGAGCAGCATCAGCAGATGGTATTCTCTGCCTTTGTTAAGAACCTTGACGGCTTTCTTCCATTCACTGAGCTCAATATCAGAGAAATGGGCCATAATGCCGATGTAGTTGGTCTCTTCATCCACTTCAATGGCATTAACAAACTTGAACTGACCGGGCGTCATGGCGTAGTCGTAACTTTTAACAAAGTTGCTCTTGAGCGCTTTCTCGTAGTCTTCTCTCATTTGGTCGTAACTCGAGGACATAAACATCGAATCATCAACCAGTTCAAATACCTGAATCTCGACCGGCGAAGATTGCCCCATCACACTCGGGTTCATCCCTTCTTGTGCAACGATGCTAAAGGTCACTTTTGTCGGTAACTGAGTCGGGTCATAAGTCTCCGGCTCACTGCTACAGGCACTTAAAAATAGTGCGATAAAGCATATTGATAACCAGTTTCTCACGTTCAGAACTCCATTTGCTTCTCACGGATTTTCTTGTCATAAGCCTGCTCAAAGATTTCCCAAAATAGCTTCTCAAACCCTTGTTGGCGGTGCGAAGTCAGCTCTTGGTAATAGTTGCAGTACATGTTCCATGCCCACTCGTCACTGTTTTGAGACACATCTTGGTGAGAACGTTTGTAGTTTTGGAAACGGCGCAATAGAACCTGTGGTGAGAATGCCCCTAGAATTTGCGTGAGTGCCTCTCCTGTCGCATGCTGCATTGCTTCATTGTGGGCTTGAACATTTCTCAAACTCTCTTCAATCGCTGCGGGGGCAGATAGATGCACTGCACTTTTCTCTGAGTCGTAGAGCGTTTTAATCGTTTCTTCGTAAGACAAACCTAAGCGTAGCGGGTTATCTTCAATCGGTTGCAAGTTGCGATTTAGCGTACCAAACCGACCTTCACTCACTTGTTGGTGCAAGGCTAAAATGCCTTGAATACAGGCTTGCAATGACTCACCCATTTCCTGAGATAGCATATGCATGCGCTCAATATCATCGGTATTATTTACATCTGCGCCCAAACCACTCAGCATAGGACCTGTTAACAGGTGTCCCCCTGTTGTCGCAGCGCGCTTAGTGGCCTGCTCCGGTTGAATGCTCTTTGCTACTTCTTCCTCTAGTAAATCGAGTGCTTGCTCGTCCATTTGAAAACCCTCTGAATCTTGTTGAATTACGGTATGTTGTGACTCAAGCTCATCGGCTTGGTCAGATTGAACTGGTGTTATTGGTGCTGGTTTGGGCTTTTTACGTCCAAAACCAAAGCGAAGAATTCGCTTAAGCGACATTGATGATGAAATCTCATTGTCGCTGTCTGCTTGTACGGTAAAGCTCGGATCTCTTAACGTTAGATCTTGGTCGGGAACCAGTGTTGACGAGTCAGCCGGTTCAGCAATTTCGTGCTTGTCATCCTCAATAAGCGACCGCTCTTGATGGCTTGGTAAGCGCTCTTCCAATGCCGCCAAAGGATCCGCATTTTCAAGCGACTCTTGGGGCAACTCGTGCGCACTTTCTAGTTCATCATCAGAGAGAAGATCATCACTGGCGTTATCGAATAAGTTGGTCAAAGAACCAGTGACGCTATCAGCATCAAGCTCACCAAGAGCGACACGTATTTCATAAGGACCAATTTGAATTTGATCTTTATGCACTAACTTGGCGAGTGAGCCTTTGCCTATCGGCATTTCCGTGCCGTTTATATAGGTTTCGCCACACAAGT
This is a stretch of genomic DNA from Vibrio panuliri. It encodes these proteins:
- the tssJ gene encoding type VI secretion system lipoprotein TssJ; the encoded protein is MRNWLSICFIALFLSACSSEPETYDPTQLPTKVTFSIVAQEGMNPSVMGQSSPVEIQVFELVDDSMFMSSSYDQMREDYEKALKSNFVKSYDYAMTPGQFKFVNAIEVDEETNYIGIMAHFSDIELSEWKKAVKVLNKGREYHLLMLLNDYDVKLEKVE
- the tagH gene encoding type VI secretion system-associated FHA domain protein TagH codes for the protein METLEKLNLNLLVVNAQKLESGLSALMKWDAKGGVIGASKLSKWVLKDNQDGVRLQHCEIVMVDGAFCLKDLCGETYINGTEMPIGKGSLAKLVHKDQIQIGPYEIRVALGELDADSVTGSLTNLFDNASDDLLSDDELESAHELPQESLENADPLAALEERLPSHQERSLIEDDKHEIAEPADSSTLVPDQDLTLRDPSFTVQADSDNEISSSMSLKRILRFGFGRKKPKPAPITPVQSDQADELESQHTVIQQDSEGFQMDEQALDLLEEEVAKSIQPEQATKRAATTGGHLLTGPMLSGLGADVNNTDDIERMHMLSQEMGESLQACIQGILALHQQVSEGRFGTLNRNLQPIEDNPLRLGLSYEETIKTLYDSEKSAVHLSAPAAIEESLRNVQAHNEAMQHATGEALTQILGAFSPQVLLRRFQNYKRSHQDVSQNSDEWAWNMYCNYYQELTSHRQQGFEKLFWEIFEQAYDKKIREKQMEF